The sequence CACTCATCAGCACTCCCTCAATATTTGGCTCTTTCAGCAGGCCTTTTGCAGGTCAGTTTAGGAATTAGTAAGGCTGGACCATGCTGTGGGGAGTTTCAACCATTTATTGTTTAATTCAAGTCTGCTGTGCATCTGGGTCATTTTCTTGGGCAACTGCCCTCAGAGACCTGACTGATGGAGCTGATGGAGGCTTTACCATTCTTCAATTATACCATCCAGAACACTTGGCTTCCTAGGTTGAGAGCACTAGATGATATTTTGCTAGCCATTAAACGTATTGGTTCAGAAATGACCATGTTCCTCTCATTCCCAGCCTACTGGCCAGCACTATTCCTTACTGCAAGGGAGCAGAAGGTATATTCCTATTGTGAGgccagaaggaaaagagaattgaACATAAATGAGTGCCAGAATCTTGGACCGCAGGTGAGATTCCACCATTCTCTATTTGTCTATTGGAATTGTGTGGTGTTAGAATGATGGTTTATGTGTGTCTCCCCTGGTAGAGTGGGTAAAGAACTTTATCTCTTTTGTCTTCATATCTCCAGCATCTGGTACAGTGTCAGTGCATAGTAAATAGTCAAAAAAATTTGTCAAACAAATCTATTCATACATCAATAATACACATTTTACATAGGGAGACAGTTAAGTTTAGAGAAGTCAATTAACTTGCACAGCTAGACTATAGCAAAGCAGGATTCAAACCCTTATCTGTCAGATCCCCCAAAATACATACTTTAAGGATAGGTTCTAGAATTGAGATTCTTAGGTCTGACTGACAATAGGCAATTTGCCTGCAGAGAATTAATTCAATCTTAGAGACACAGGAATCCTAATTGGCTATTTAACAAAGCAAGTCTGGAATGCACAGGTGTATATCCGCTAGAGggttttcctctgtgttttcGGAATCTGTGGGGAAAAATTAAGCATCCAATACCTTCCAGGTATaggttttagaagaaaacaaaacaaggaagacCAGTCCTAGCCAAACCAAAGGATATTCACTTCACTATCAGAGCATTCCTGTCTTTACTTAATATATGTGACTACTCTCTACTTTCACACAACTTGCATTTCTACAGAGTACTATAGAATATGGAGCTTGAAACTGATTTTGAACGCCAGCTGCCACATTCCAGAACCATCACTGATCTCTCTGAGCCCCTTTCCAccttttttattgtaaataacaACACTTGCTGGGTGTgaggtacacgcctataatctcagctagttgggagactgaggcaggaagatctgaagtttgaggtcagactcagtaacttagcaagacattatctcaaaacaaaaaatttaaaaaggacaaaaaagggGGGAGGTGGCAGGAAtcgggaatgtagctcagcagtagagtgcccctgggttcaatccccagtactgcaacaaACAACAGGAAAAGAACACTGACCATGAAAATACCTAGTTCACTTTTATTTGGGGTAGAAAAAAATGCTAACTTTGTGCTCAATTGGCTTCAAAATTCCAATGGAACTTGAGACAGGTACTCTACCTTTCTCATACTCCTATAGTTTTTAATGTGTCAATCTATAGCACTCTTTCTGTCAGTCTTTCTATGTTGATTTATGTtgctaaaaatcataaaaagaaaatattgggaaTGAAGTAATTTTGCATTCGAAAGATACTTTTAAATGAGAATTATTTGCTAAGAATAGAGTAATAATTCAGTTCAAAATAATCCCTGTTGctgttcactctgttttcccttaCTCTTCTTTATCATAGCATTTACCACTAGCTGAGGTTAGATTGTCTATTTGCAGGCATGTTCCTTATCCATCTCTCCCACTAGTATGGAAACTTCCTGTGGACAAggacttaattttatttactacTATATTAAAGTTGCCCAGTACATAACAATCTCTCAAAAATATCTGTGGAATGGGTGAATGAACAGGTGAATCTTTGATAACTCTAAGCCCCTCACTTAGGGAATTATTTCTGATATATGCAACTTAAGTGTTAAtatgatattgttattttttttctgagaaaagcCAGCATAAAGCACTTTTATTGCAATAGTAAAACTTGAAACTCATACGTGGTGCGGGGGAAAGCGGGGAGAAAGCAACAATTTCTCTCACCAAATCACTACACAGGACAGCAAAGGGTAAGAAGGGGATGAGGGACAAAAAGCCAGGAAACCTGGAGATCAGCAGAGAGCCAAGCATCAAAAAACAGGCGGTACTGAAGCTGCGTTGGCCAGCAGCGTTTTCTGAGAGAACACTCGAGGATGTGTCACGATGGCCGGGCTTTCCCTGGGTGTTGAAGTCTACAAACAGCACCTTCAATTTAAACTTTCAATTAAGGTTCTTAAAATTTATGAAGTGGAACTTGGATAGCTTCGATATTACAAAAGTTCTGAAAATCCATTAGAAAAACCACAagatggaggaaagaaagggaaaaaaaccccaaaacaaaaaacccccaaaagaCCCCAAACCAAAACCAGCCAGGTCACAAAGGCGGCTTCAGAGGTCCCTGCTGGCCCAGGGACAGATACCTGTAGTGTCCAACATCGCAGTGAAAGTGATCTGCTTTCAAAAGGCAGAGGGgttctggggagggggtgggctgGCGAGGAAAAGGCCCTTCCCTCCCCACTGCAGTTTTGGGTAGGGCTTTGAATTTAACCCAAGGACATTTCTCACATCGGAGAGTAATTCAGCCCTCCACAGCGTCTCAAATCTGCTATGGCTTTGCAGCGCAGCAGCAAGAATGTTTaatatataatagatgaaaatttcatccaaaaaaagaaaataaaataaagattcttgCAAACCCCACCCCCCAACACCAATTCCTATTCTAAAGTTAACCCATCACTTGTGCTGTTAATACCTGTCAAGATACTTAAATGGAAACCTAGATTCTAAAGACTGAAACTGAATCttcaccccaaaatgaaaacaaaacgaCTAACTTGAGGTTTATGGCATATAGTTTAGGTAAACACACATAcaaggagaaaggggaaggggagatgGAGGTGTCAGAAGCAAAGCTGAGTGACAGAACACATTCAGTCAGGGTAGATGTTTATACAAAGTGTAGTGGGACACGCCAAGAAAAGCTCCGTATGGATTCATGTGCATGCATCTGGAGGCACCGGATCCCTCCATGGCAGATCCAGGAATAGGGGGCTGAGGGAGGGGCCACTCCTGTCATTCCAGTTTTAGAAGCTCCACATCGAAGACCAGAGTGGCGTGTGGTGGGATGATGCCCGGGTGCCCAGTGGCACCGTAGGCATAGTCTGGGGAGATAGTCAGTTTGGCTCTCTGACCCACACTCATCTGGGCCACCCCTTCTTCCCAGCCTCGGATCACctcttgcttgcctagcataaacTTAAAGGGCTTGTTTCTGTCCCGGGAAGAATCAaatttctttccatcttcaaGCATCCCGGTGTAGTGCACCACGCAGGTCTGGCCGCGCTTCGGGAAGGTGCGCCCGTCTCCGGGGGAGATGGTCTCCACCTGCACTCCCATGGTGGTGGCGGCGGCGGACGCTGGGCGGGCGGCGCGACGGGAGGCGTGGACCGTGAGCGGACCTGGCGGCGGTTCCGCGGCTCTCTGATATTGTTATCTTAATGAGATTTAAATGTGCTAGACTCTTTTATGTTTGAATATGGGACTATAGAGtccattaataaaatagaagaaataattgaTTTCTAGTAAATTaccatataaaaaatttttatgcaGGAGTAAATGAAGTGAGATAATTTTGCTTCATCATTGCTTTTGGATATGTGTAACtatgtaaaatgttttaacattttatatcatAAAGGTAATAAAGTTTCCCTCCATTCATACACACTGACCTCTTGTCTTGTGCCCCAGAGATAACCTAAGAGTTCTGGAAGTTTTATGCAATATATTTTTTGTGTAGTGGTCACTGATGAACTTACTCCCTATGCTTGGTGTACAAGATAGCTTATCACTTATCTTTTTTCTCACAGGTTCTTCCTTATTGGGCAGCAGAGAGGTCTGGTCCTTCCAGTTAGCAGGGGCCCAGTTGTTCTCCTTCATacattcttctttcattttgacGCAGCTACTTTTGAGGAACTGCTTGGTCTTTTAGCTCTCTGTTGCTTGCCTTCTCCCCAGGATGGCTCCTTGGAAACTTATTTGGACACTCACTAGTACTGTGATGAGAGCATGGGCCATACCTTATCCCCCTAGTTAGCCTACTGGCATCTGCTCTTAAAAACTGAATATAGAGGACATGAGGACTGTGCTCCCTTGGCTTTGTCTGACTTGTCCCATCTACAATTTCTCAGCAAAGTGGCCCCTCAAATCTCTTTCTCCCCATACCTTTTCCTTGAGGACCTCCTTTGTAAACTGGCTAAACAACAGGACCAGCTCCCTACCCTTTGTTTCCCTTTCCATGGTACAAAGGAACTTTTTAGTGTACAAATACATCCTCTCCACACTTGTCAGCTAAGGAGTCCTCAGGCACTTAATTCAGGTCCTTTATCTGTCTCATCACAACACGCAGAGGATTTTTCCTGCCAGAAACTCTGACGGGCAGTATCTTTCCAGTCAGTCAAGTGGAAAAAGGAGCCAGACACCCACTGCTTTCAATGCCTATGTCTTCTTTGCACAGCCTTGAAGGTTgaacttttatttcacttcttcctCCTATGTGCTAGAGCCTTTTTGTATGACTTATCTTCCTCTGACCCAAGTACTGTGTCTTAGGAAATGATAAGTGCAAGTTCAGGGAGAGAAATAAGcttgccaataaaaaaaaacatgagctgGGAGCTACTTCAACATGGCATGTTTCATGCTCTTTTATTTAGCTTAACTAATCAAAAGTGAGGTCATTCTATATACAAtgctttgttctttctgtttcaATTTGGTATTTCTTGAGGACCTTTCCATATTCAGACACATCTATCtgtcttattctttttaagaGGTACATAGTATTGCAcaaaaagtaacattttattttgccaGTCTCCTACTAATGGGCATTACAGTTATTTCCAATAATTTTCTATATGTTGATGCTATAATGAATGTTGTTACATACAGTCTTTTTCACACCCATGTGAGTATATCCTTTGGTTGTATCTTCAGTAACAAGATTACTGAACCAACTGGTATGTGGATTTAAGATTTGGGTAAAAAGGTTTTATAACATTGTCAGTCTCATCTATAAATATTAAGTCAGAGTTTTCccttaagataattattttaataactgcAGCAGTGATTAAAAGTACATGGAGTACAtttggaagaaagagaggaagaaataggaAGGATGATTCATTTGGTGAGTGCCAGTATAATCTGGGAGATAAGCTCATGGGTGTTAAAAGCTTTTAGATGGGTAGGACCTTTGGCTCTGCAGTGACCTGCTATATCACCTTAGTTTCCCCATCTAAGTGGAACTGTGTGAAGAAAAGTcaggtaagggctggggatgtggctcaattcgtagtgcgctcgcctggcatgcatgcggcccgggttcgatcctcagcaccacataccaacaaagatgttgtgtctgctgagaactaaaaaaaataaatattaaaaattctctctctctctctctctctctctctctctttaaaaaaaaagaaaagtcaggtaATACAGGTGAAATATttagcattcaataaatgcttgctCTTAGTACTGCTACTATGCTGGATGTTTACCTGTACTAGGCATTGACAAGTATGTAAAAGCAAGTACTAGGCTAGTTGGAAAAGCACAATAAGCCCACCAGAAACCAACAGGAAACAACAGAACTTCAAAAGCCCTAACTGCCCTAAAAATCCAGATCTATTTTGCAGATAGCttatatgaagaattttttttaaaaaatctattccaaTAAAATAACTTCTTTGGGGGTGTTTGATGCTTTGAAGAGCTTTCTCTAAGTTTGCAAGACTTTCTTGAAAGCATCTCACAAGTCTTATATCAAGTGGATACATCAaccttatttttcaaaagtttgatTGCATGTTTGTCATGGTTCTATAGAGTCaatattctgaaaaaattttGCAAAAGATTATTGATATTTAGGTTAAAAATAGCCTCAGAGTAGAATTGAGGTCTATCTGGTTCTTCCAATGGGTTTCAAAGGGAAATTTTAGGTTTGTTTTcaggattttttatttcataaaatataagtcCTACGTAGGTCACTGATGGAGGATGTGGTAGTGCCTGCCCTGGCTCAATAGAGGAAATGATCAAATAATGAAACTTAACTGTAGTGCTCTCCAACCAGGAGACGGAGAGACAGATACAGCTTTTCCCAGACCTGGACCTATTATATTATGACATATCTTTAGTGGTGTTATGGAAATGCTTCTTGGGACCCTCTCTATTCTCTCCTCTATTATTCATCTCTTACAGTTTTAGGATGAGTCAGACCTGGAACTGAGCCTTCATTCTGGGTCTAACTACTGAGTATTATCAGGCAACTATTTTAAATCTATACTTCTTTGTTGTCCACTAGGGACAGATATTCATAAATGTGGACATTTACGCATATTTCTGGAGATTTATATTCTCATATTATATGAGAGGAAGGTGCCAATTGTCTTTCAGAGAACTGACACTCTGAGAGGCGAAGTGATTTGCCTTAGACCCCATAACTCATAATGAAAAGTCCCAAGTTGATCCAGAGTTTCCTGATTTTGGGTGCAGCATTCTGACAATAAAAGCAGTGACCTAATGGGGATGAAGTGAAGGCAGCAGGGACCCTCTAGCATTATCTCCAACTGTAAAGTAGTTCAAATATCCTTCAGAAAGACAGACTCTAGAAAGACCCACCTGCTCAGTTCCAGGGTGCACCAGTTCACTTGCTGCTTCTTTCCAGCATTCATGGATGCATCTCCTTTCTTTAGATTCCAGGTGAAAATCCTGGAGTCCTGCAGATGCCTTTATTCCTCTTA comes from Urocitellus parryii isolate mUroPar1 chromosome Y, mUroPar1.hap1, whole genome shotgun sequence and encodes:
- the LOC144251037 gene encoding peptidyl-prolyl cis-trans isomerase FKBP1A encodes the protein MGVQVETISPGDGRTFPKRGQTCVVHYTGMLEDGKKFDSSRDRNKPFKFMLGKQEVIRGWEEGVAQMSVGQRAKLTISPDYAYGATGHPGIIPPHATLVFDVELLKLE